CGGGCCGCCTGCAGAAGGCGCAGATGGACGTGGCGGAGATCGTCCCCGATCTGGACTTCCGCCTGGCATGACGAGAGCGGGGCCCCTTCACGCGAAGGGGCCCCGCTCTTTCAGCGAGATCAGACCTGGCCGGCCTTCTCCAGGGCCGCGCAGCAGGTGTTCACCAGCAGGCGGGTGACCACGTACGGGTCGACGTTGGCGTTCGGGCGGCGGTCCTCGATGTAGCCCTTCTTGTCCACCTCGACCTGCCACGGGATGCGCACGGAGGCGCCGCGGTTGGAGACGCCGTAGCTGTACTTGTTCCACGGGGCGGTCTCGTGGTGGCCGGTCAGGCGCAGCTCGATGTCGGCGCCGTACTGCGAGACGTGCTCCATCGGCTTGTCACCCTCGCCGAGCGCCTCGCACGCGGTGATGATGGCCTCGTAGCCCTCGCGCATGGCCTTGGTGGAGAAGTTGGTGTGCGCGCCGGCGCCGTTCCAGTCGCCGCGGGCGGGCTTGGCGTCGAGGGTGGCCTCCACGCCGTACTCCTCGGCGGTCCGGTAGAGCAGGTAGCGGGCGACCCACAGGTGGTCGGCGACCTCGAGGGGGCCCGCCGGGCCGACCTGGAACTCCCACTGGCCGGGCATGACCTCGGCGTTGATGCCGGAGATCGCCAGACCGGCGGCGAGGCAGCGGTCGAGGTGCAGCTCGACGATCTCGCGGCCGAACACGGCCTCGGCGCCGACACCGCAGTAGTAGTGGCCCTGCGGGGCGGGGAAGCCGCCCTCGGGGAAGCCGAGCGGGCGGCTGCCCTTGAAGAAGGTGTACTCCTGCTCGATACCGAACCAGGACTCCTGCGCGGCGTACTGCTCGGCGATCGGGCGGAGCAGGGCGCGGGTGTTGCTGACGTGCGGCTCGCCGTTGATCTCCTCGACCTCGCACAGGACGAGCTTGTTCGCGCCGCCGCGGATCGGGTCGGGGCAGACGAACACCGGGCGGAGCACGCGGTCCGACGAGTGGCCCTCGGCCTGGTTGGTGCTGGATCCGTCGAAGCCCCAGACCGGAGGCTCGGCCCCGTCGGCAAGGATCTTCGTCTTCGAGCGCAGCAGAGCGGTGGGCTCGGTGCCGTCGATCCAGATGTACTCAGCCTTGTAGCTCACGGCGGTCCTTTCGGGGTTTCTCTCAGCCACGCCGAGTCTTACGGACGGCCGTTTCCCGGTTTTTGCCCGAATGTGAACGCCATGTTAATCGCGGCGCGTCGTCACCTCTCCGACACGCCTCCGTCGCTGCGCCCCGGAGCCGCACGAGGGGACCGCCCTGCCCGCCGTCAGCCGCCGCGTCCTGACCCCGGCGAGCAGGCCCGGTCGGCTCTAGGGCGCGAACGGCGCCAGCTCGGGCACCGGCTCGCCGCCCAGGATGGAGCGGGCCAGCGCGTCACCCGTGTACGGCGCCATCGTCAGCCCCGCCGCCCCGAACCCCGTCACCACGTGCAGCCCGTCCGTCCCCGGCAGCGGCCCGGCGATCGGCACCTGCTCCTGCGCCAGCGGCCGCAGCCCGACCCGCGTCTCGATGAGCGTCGCG
The nucleotide sequence above comes from Nonomuraea gerenzanensis. Encoded proteins:
- the glnII gene encoding glutamine synthetase; amino-acid sequence: MSYKAEYIWIDGTEPTALLRSKTKILADGAEPPVWGFDGSSTNQAEGHSSDRVLRPVFVCPDPIRGGANKLVLCEVEEINGEPHVSNTRALLRPIAEQYAAQESWFGIEQEYTFFKGSRPLGFPEGGFPAPQGHYYCGVGAEAVFGREIVELHLDRCLAAGLAISGINAEVMPGQWEFQVGPAGPLEVADHLWVARYLLYRTAEEYGVEATLDAKPARGDWNGAGAHTNFSTKAMREGYEAIITACEALGEGDKPMEHVSQYGADIELRLTGHHETAPWNKYSYGVSNRGASVRIPWQVEVDKKGYIEDRRPNANVDPYVVTRLLVNTCCAALEKAGQV